From the genome of Excalfactoria chinensis isolate bCotChi1 chromosome 12, bCotChi1.hap2, whole genome shotgun sequence, one region includes:
- the MBD4 gene encoding methyl-CpG-binding domain protein 4 isoform X1 yields MERTRRQRATPGGAGMELRSKRALTDCCRAAGGADGIAAPDGSRAALRDRRVRNGAEGGARSSRRDGHDGPDVRRERSVGNGVKAERSPNAAEAEAGVRGARNGGARSGPARRNGDGARGKRRRAARGGRETERVPNEASCGSEPAAGVRPGRAEADPHAAHTAAGTRRVPAGQRSDPQLGAAADRLQGEGAEMGFGAAPAGRGEEKSNGWKTGEQREPGDPGSRHFRSDTETGADVLQPSDNKRFTAVKTSRGLEEPVPRTQVDRRKTSPYFSSKYSKEALSPPRRKAFRKWTPPRSPFNLVQETLFHDPWKLLIATIFLNKTSGKMAIPVLWEFLRKYPSPEVARTADWKEMSELLRPLGLYALRARTIIKFSDEYLNKQWKYPIELHGIGKYGNDSYRIFCVNEWKEVQPQDHKLNIYHTWLRENHEQLSMD; encoded by the exons ATGGAGCGAACGCGCCGGCAACGCGCGACTCCGGGCGG tgcagggatggagctgcGATCCAAACGGGCGCTCACGGATTGCTGCCGGGCGGCGGGAGGCGCCGATGGGATCGCGGCCCCGGACGGGAGCCGAGCCGCGCTGCGGGACCGCCGTGTGCGGAACGGAGCGGAGGGCGGAGCGCGGAGCTCCCGGCGCGACGGGCACGATGGGCCCGATGTGCGACGTGAGCGCTCGGTCGGGAACGGCGTGAAAGCGGAGCGGAGCCCGAACGCCGCCGAAGCGGAGGCGGGTGTGAGAGGTGCGCGGAACGGCGGGGCGAGGAGCGGCCCCGCAAGAAGGAACGGAGACGGCGCGCGCGGCAAGAGGCGGAGAGCGGCGCGAGGCGGACGGGAAACGGAGCGCGTTCCGAACGAGGCGTCGTGCGGCTCAGAGCCGGCAGCGGGTGTCCGTCCGGGTCGGGCTGAGGCTGATCCGCACGCCGCGCACACGGCTGCGGGCACACGGCGCGTCCCGGCCGGGCAGCGGTCCGACCCGCAGCTGGGAGCAGCCGCGGACCGCCTGCAGGGTGAAGGCGCGGAGATGGGATTCGGGGCGGCGCCTGCcgggagaggagaggaaaaaagcaacgGGTGGAAAACGGGGGAACAGAGAGAGCCGGGGGACCCGGGAAGCCGGCATTTTCGGTCTGACACCGAGACGGGCGCTGATGTCTTGCAGCCTTCTGACAACAAACGCttcacagcagtgaaaacatCACGAGGTCTAG AAGAACCCGTCCCACGGACACAAGTGGATAGGAGGAAAACGAGCCCGTATTTTTCAAGTAAATACAGTAAAGAAG CTCTCAGCCCACCGAGGAGGAAGGCCTTCAGAAAATGGACTCCTCCACGCTCCCCTTTTAATTTGGTCCAAGAAACACTTTTCCACGATCCGTGGAAACTTCTCATTGCCACAATATTCCTCAATAAGACTTCAG GTAAAATGGCAATTCCCGTGCTCTGGGAGTTCCTCAGGAAATACCCTTCCCCTGAAGTAGCCAGAACTGCAGACTGGAAAGAAATGTCGGAGCTGCTCAGACCTCTTGGCCTCTATGCGCTCAGAGCAAGAACTATCATCAAGTTCTCAG ACGAGTACCTGAACAAGCAGTGGAAGTACCCCATTGAGCTGCACGGAATCGGGAAGTATGGAAATGACTCCTACAGAATCTTCTGCGTTAACGAATGGAAGGAG GTGCAGCCCCAGGACCACAAGTTGAACATCTACCACACGTGGCTCCGGGAGAACCACGAGCAGCTGAGCATGGACTGA
- the MBD4 gene encoding methyl-CpG-binding domain protein 4 isoform X2 produces MELRSKRALTDCCRAAGGADGIAAPDGSRAALRDRRVRNGAEGGARSSRRDGHDGPDVRRERSVGNGVKAERSPNAAEAEAGVRGARNGGARSGPARRNGDGARGKRRRAARGGRETERVPNEASCGSEPAAGVRPGRAEADPHAAHTAAGTRRVPAGQRSDPQLGAAADRLQGEGAEMGFGAAPAGRGEEKSNGWKTGEQREPGDPGSRHFRSDTETGADVLQPSDNKRFTAVKTSRGLEEPVPRTQVDRRKTSPYFSSKYSKEALSPPRRKAFRKWTPPRSPFNLVQETLFHDPWKLLIATIFLNKTSGKMAIPVLWEFLRKYPSPEVARTADWKEMSELLRPLGLYALRARTIIKFSDEYLNKQWKYPIELHGIGKYGNDSYRIFCVNEWKEVQPQDHKLNIYHTWLRENHEQLSMD; encoded by the exons atggagctgcGATCCAAACGGGCGCTCACGGATTGCTGCCGGGCGGCGGGAGGCGCCGATGGGATCGCGGCCCCGGACGGGAGCCGAGCCGCGCTGCGGGACCGCCGTGTGCGGAACGGAGCGGAGGGCGGAGCGCGGAGCTCCCGGCGCGACGGGCACGATGGGCCCGATGTGCGACGTGAGCGCTCGGTCGGGAACGGCGTGAAAGCGGAGCGGAGCCCGAACGCCGCCGAAGCGGAGGCGGGTGTGAGAGGTGCGCGGAACGGCGGGGCGAGGAGCGGCCCCGCAAGAAGGAACGGAGACGGCGCGCGCGGCAAGAGGCGGAGAGCGGCGCGAGGCGGACGGGAAACGGAGCGCGTTCCGAACGAGGCGTCGTGCGGCTCAGAGCCGGCAGCGGGTGTCCGTCCGGGTCGGGCTGAGGCTGATCCGCACGCCGCGCACACGGCTGCGGGCACACGGCGCGTCCCGGCCGGGCAGCGGTCCGACCCGCAGCTGGGAGCAGCCGCGGACCGCCTGCAGGGTGAAGGCGCGGAGATGGGATTCGGGGCGGCGCCTGCcgggagaggagaggaaaaaagcaacgGGTGGAAAACGGGGGAACAGAGAGAGCCGGGGGACCCGGGAAGCCGGCATTTTCGGTCTGACACCGAGACGGGCGCTGATGTCTTGCAGCCTTCTGACAACAAACGCttcacagcagtgaaaacatCACGAGGTCTAG AAGAACCCGTCCCACGGACACAAGTGGATAGGAGGAAAACGAGCCCGTATTTTTCAAGTAAATACAGTAAAGAAG CTCTCAGCCCACCGAGGAGGAAGGCCTTCAGAAAATGGACTCCTCCACGCTCCCCTTTTAATTTGGTCCAAGAAACACTTTTCCACGATCCGTGGAAACTTCTCATTGCCACAATATTCCTCAATAAGACTTCAG GTAAAATGGCAATTCCCGTGCTCTGGGAGTTCCTCAGGAAATACCCTTCCCCTGAAGTAGCCAGAACTGCAGACTGGAAAGAAATGTCGGAGCTGCTCAGACCTCTTGGCCTCTATGCGCTCAGAGCAAGAACTATCATCAAGTTCTCAG ACGAGTACCTGAACAAGCAGTGGAAGTACCCCATTGAGCTGCACGGAATCGGGAAGTATGGAAATGACTCCTACAGAATCTTCTGCGTTAACGAATGGAAGGAG GTGCAGCCCCAGGACCACAAGTTGAACATCTACCACACGTGGCTCCGGGAGAACCACGAGCAGCTGAGCATGGACTGA
- the RPL32 gene encoding large ribosomal subunit protein eL32: MPALRPLVKPKIVKKRTKKFIRHQSDRYVKIKRNWRKPRGIDNRVRRRFKGQILMPNIGYGSNKKTKHMLPTGFRKFLVHNVKELEVLMMSNKSYCAEIAHNVSSKNRKVIVERAAQLAIKITNPNARLRSEENE, translated from the exons ATGCCTGCCCTCCGGCCTCTCGTGAAGCCTAAAATCGTTAAAAAGAGGACCAAGAAGTTCATCCGCCATCAGTCTGATCGCTATGTCAAGATCAAG CGCAACTGGCGGAAACCGAGAGGTATCGATAACAGAGTTCGCAGGAGGTTCAAGGGCCAGATCCTGATGCCCAACATTGGTTATGGGAGCAACAAGAAGACAAAGCATATGCTGCCCACGGGATTCAGGAAGTTTCTGGTCCACAATGTCAAAGAGCTGGAGGTGCTCATGATGAGCAACAA GTCGTACTGTGCAGAGATCGCTCACAACGTGTCTTCCAAGAACCGGAAGGTAATTGTggagagagcagctcagctcgCCATCAAGATCACTAATCCAAACGCCAGACTGCGCAGTGAGGAAAATGAATAA